The Actinomycetes bacterium genome has a segment encoding these proteins:
- a CDS encoding GAF domain-containing protein, with the protein MTDGGAAGPWEADVLRALRDLAAVVGPALAPPGHHQRLQSLVDAARDAFGSQACSIALLDPDEQTLTFTVAAGVGATSTLGLRVPVSVGVAGWVVSSGQALEITDVTQDPRWAADVAEKTGYLPRSILAAPLETEQTLIGVVEVLDRDASRPGAERDLLMLSLLAQQAALSVESARLFTDSGRMLLDAIATAGGTELESLAHAMDDVMSDRSSPVDPDLAELGSLLARLAAAGPAERRLAVRLVADVLDYTDGRATP; encoded by the coding sequence GTGACCGACGGCGGGGCGGCCGGCCCGTGGGAGGCCGATGTGCTGCGGGCGCTACGCGACCTCGCGGCCGTCGTCGGCCCGGCGCTGGCGCCGCCCGGCCACCACCAGCGGCTGCAGTCGCTGGTGGACGCGGCGCGCGACGCCTTCGGGTCGCAGGCGTGCTCCATCGCCCTGCTCGACCCGGACGAGCAGACGCTCACCTTCACCGTCGCGGCCGGCGTGGGGGCCACCTCGACGTTGGGCCTGCGGGTGCCGGTCAGCGTGGGGGTGGCCGGCTGGGTGGTGAGCTCGGGGCAGGCCCTCGAGATCACCGACGTGACCCAGGACCCGCGCTGGGCGGCCGACGTGGCGGAGAAGACGGGCTACCTGCCGCGCTCGATCCTCGCGGCGCCGCTCGAGACCGAGCAGACCCTGATCGGCGTGGTCGAGGTGCTCGACCGCGACGCCAGCCGCCCCGGGGCCGAGCGCGACCTGCTCATGCTGTCGCTGCTCGCCCAGCAGGCCGCGCTGTCGGTCGAGTCGGCGCGATTGTTCACCGACTCCGGCCGGATGCTGCTCGACGCGATCGCGACCGCCGGCGGCACCGAGCTCGAGTCACTCGCCCACGCCATGGACGACGTCATGTCCGACCGGTCGTCACCGGTCGACCCCGACCTCGCCGAGCTCGGCTCGCTGCTCGCCCGGCTCGCTGCCGCCGGCCCGGCCGAGCGACGGCTGGCCGTACGCCTGGTTGCCGACGTCCTGGACTACACAGACGGGAGAGCGACGCCGTGA
- a CDS encoding endonuclease/exonuclease/phosphatase family protein, whose protein sequence is MPEVDFRILSWNVHGLRDDRAVLSRVVRDLDPDVVCVQESPKYLRWRAKCAALARGCGQLYVAGGGTTGGSALLGSLRVDVKSATEVCLSRQLLWPARGVAAAVVSKGGARLTVLSVHLPLDAAQRLEHTMRVLQVRAALGGRHALAAGDVNERPGHAAWQAFADAGMPDLAPDSAPTFPAAAPDRRIDGVFGTEGLVVRGYEVVSAPGVERASDHRPVLVTVGVPTD, encoded by the coding sequence GTGCCTGAGGTCGACTTCCGGATCCTGTCGTGGAACGTGCACGGGCTGCGCGACGACCGCGCCGTCCTGTCGCGGGTCGTGCGCGACCTCGACCCCGACGTGGTGTGCGTGCAGGAGTCGCCCAAGTACCTGCGGTGGCGGGCCAAGTGCGCGGCCCTCGCCCGCGGCTGCGGGCAGCTGTACGTCGCCGGCGGCGGGACCACCGGCGGTTCGGCGCTGCTCGGCTCGCTGAGGGTCGACGTCAAGAGCGCCACCGAGGTGTGCCTGTCGCGCCAGCTGCTCTGGCCGGCCCGCGGGGTCGCCGCTGCGGTGGTGTCCAAGGGCGGGGCGCGGCTGACCGTCCTGTCGGTGCACCTGCCCCTGGACGCCGCGCAGCGGCTGGAGCACACGATGCGGGTGCTGCAGGTGCGGGCCGCGCTGGGCGGCCGGCACGCGCTGGCGGCCGGCGACGTGAACGAGCGGCCCGGCCACGCGGCCTGGCAGGCGTTCGCCGACGCCGGGATGCCCGACCTGGCGCCGGACAGCGCGCCGACCTTCCCGGCCGCGGCACCCGACCGACGCATCGACGGCGTGTTCGGCACCGAGGGGCTGGTCGTGCGCGGCTATGAGGTGGTGTCTGCGCCGGGCGTCGAGCGCGCCAGCGACCACCGCCCGGTCCTCGTCACGGTCGGCGTCCCCACCGACTGA
- a CDS encoding Ig-like domain-containing protein translates to MPRARATTAASLALLTAATAVISLASAGQAQAAAATYGSTTPIPIGGTHQVLHASSGLVINDGKASTYPVQTAEFVDGLAGTVTDVDLRLENFSHERPDDVDLMLVSPSGVASVVMSDVAAGGIGATDLDIVLDDEAPQSLPTSGAMQSTSYRPLNAAGGDSFASPAPTGPVGSTLSAFDGTDPTGSWQLFVFDDQFDYFGKITDWTLDVTTSGPLPYPSTVTVSGAPTTTLDVDVTLSGLRHADLAQVDVLLVGPTGEQATVLSDAVGPADEPYPDLTLTLDDSAETYVMGPSSPGGTYRPTNLGTPDTFPAPAPTSTGTTALSVFNGTNPNGEWKLYVADDSEGYRGVLGGWSLRITTNDPAPSPTPTTPTTAAPTPTAGGAGDTRHPQVSSTNPRKSADGVRRGADVVANLDEAVRRSTVTGSNAFLVRKGSTRHVAATVTWEPGTRRVVIDPSKRLRAGTTYKAVVTTAVTDLADNRLDQNPTRTGLQPKSWRFTTR, encoded by the coding sequence ATGCCCCGCGCCCGTGCCACGACCGCCGCCAGCCTCGCGCTGCTCACTGCGGCGACCGCCGTGATCAGCCTCGCTTCCGCCGGGCAGGCGCAGGCGGCTGCCGCGACGTACGGCTCCACCACGCCGATCCCCATAGGCGGCACCCACCAGGTGCTCCATGCGTCCAGCGGCCTGGTGATCAACGACGGCAAGGCCTCGACCTACCCGGTCCAGACGGCGGAGTTCGTCGACGGGCTGGCCGGGACGGTCACCGACGTGGACCTCCGCCTCGAGAACTTCTCCCACGAGCGACCCGACGACGTCGACCTCATGCTGGTGTCGCCCAGTGGAGTCGCCTCCGTCGTCATGTCCGACGTCGCCGCCGGCGGCATCGGCGCCACCGACCTCGACATCGTGCTCGACGACGAGGCACCGCAGTCGCTCCCGACCAGCGGTGCGATGCAGTCCACGAGCTACCGACCGCTCAACGCGGCCGGCGGGGACTCCTTCGCGTCGCCTGCACCGACCGGCCCGGTCGGGTCCACCCTGTCGGCCTTCGACGGGACGGACCCGACGGGCTCGTGGCAGCTGTTCGTCTTCGACGACCAGTTCGACTACTTCGGCAAGATCACGGACTGGACGCTGGACGTGACCACGAGCGGCCCGCTGCCGTACCCGTCGACGGTCACGGTGTCGGGTGCGCCGACGACGACCCTGGACGTGGACGTGACCCTCTCCGGCTTGAGACACGCGGACCTCGCCCAGGTCGACGTGCTGCTCGTCGGGCCCACCGGCGAGCAGGCCACGGTGCTCAGCGACGCCGTGGGGCCGGCCGACGAACCGTACCCCGACCTCACTCTGACGCTCGACGACTCCGCGGAGACCTACGTCATGGGTCCGAGCAGCCCGGGCGGTACCTACCGGCCCACCAACCTCGGCACGCCCGACACGTTCCCGGCCCCGGCGCCGACCTCTACCGGCACGACGGCCCTGTCCGTCTTCAACGGGACCAACCCAAACGGCGAGTGGAAGCTCTACGTCGCTGACGACTCGGAGGGCTACCGCGGCGTGCTCGGCGGCTGGTCGCTGCGGATCACCACGAACGACCCCGCCCCGAGCCCGACACCGACCACACCCACCACCGCGGCGCCGACCCCAACTGCAGGCGGTGCCGGCGACACCCGGCACCCGCAGGTCAGCTCGACCAACCCGCGGAAGTCGGCGGACGGCGTCCGTCGGGGCGCGGACGTCGTCGCCAACCTCGACGAGGCGGTACGTCGCTCGACCGTGACCGGCTCTAACGCCTTCCTGGTGCGCAAGGGGTCCACCCGCCACGTCGCGGCGACCGTGACGTGGGAGCCGGGCACCAGGCGCGTCGTCATCGATCCCAGCAAGCGGCTGCGTGCCGGCACCACGTACAAGGCCGTCGTCACCACCGCCGTCACGGACCTGGCCGACAACCGCCTGGACCAGAACCCCACGAGGACCGGGCTGCAGCCCAAGTCCTGGCGCTTCACCACCCGCTGA
- a CDS encoding S8 family peptidase has product MPANDSAQGRSGGDRPTDGSPSGSAGDGASRRLMGRRRNGRYDPRILDRSVIAIPLLDDIDDALEEAPTETMPVVIDVNLNYPGGRPAATKRTLELITAAIKTAGKGDVVQGSPDRARGGQYIVADLQPAVIRELAVLDRSVAADKGTPTAIFHIWPDFEAHTLLDRSVSTVKADAARASFAAQGESITWAVLDTGVDVKHRHFKQHGNTDVAPLRHRDFTGTGKATVDVNGHGTHVAGIIAGYAAGTKSKPLVAVRFERDQKGDVTERRAALECLSGIAPMCSIVSYKVLTDDGVGRTSDILTALEHIQTVNDHGRMIKVHGVNLSLGYDFDPEWFACGQSPLCVEIDRLVRSGVVVVVAAGNTGYAYAADALQKRAIAAARALTVNDPGNADLAITVGSTHREMPHVYGVSYFSSKGPTGDGRAKPDLVAPGERILSAAAGRMREAAGTSGDGETDGGAGPTDGVDYVESSGTSMAAPHVSGVIAAFLSIRREFIGRPERVKHIFTSTATDLGRVRDFQGHGLVDAMRAIQSV; this is encoded by the coding sequence ATGCCCGCGAACGACAGCGCGCAGGGACGATCGGGGGGCGACCGGCCGACGGACGGGTCCCCGTCCGGGTCCGCCGGCGACGGTGCGTCGCGACGGCTGATGGGGCGACGCCGCAACGGCCGCTACGACCCGCGGATCCTGGACCGGTCGGTCATCGCCATCCCGCTGCTCGACGACATCGACGACGCGCTGGAGGAGGCGCCGACGGAGACCATGCCGGTCGTCATCGACGTCAACCTGAACTACCCCGGCGGCCGGCCGGCAGCCACCAAGCGCACCCTCGAGCTGATCACCGCCGCGATCAAGACGGCGGGCAAGGGCGATGTCGTGCAGGGCTCCCCGGACCGGGCCCGCGGGGGGCAGTACATCGTCGCGGACCTGCAGCCCGCCGTGATCCGCGAGCTGGCCGTGCTCGACCGGTCGGTGGCAGCTGACAAGGGGACGCCGACCGCGATCTTCCACATCTGGCCCGACTTCGAGGCCCACACCCTGCTGGACCGCTCGGTGTCGACCGTCAAGGCCGACGCTGCCCGCGCGTCGTTCGCGGCCCAGGGCGAGAGCATCACCTGGGCGGTGCTGGACACGGGGGTCGACGTCAAGCACCGGCACTTCAAGCAGCACGGCAACACCGACGTCGCGCCGCTGCGGCACCGCGACTTCACCGGCACCGGCAAGGCGACCGTCGACGTGAACGGGCACGGGACCCACGTCGCGGGCATCATCGCCGGCTACGCCGCGGGCACGAAGAGCAAGCCGCTCGTCGCGGTGCGCTTCGAGCGCGACCAGAAGGGCGACGTGACCGAGCGCCGGGCGGCGCTGGAGTGCCTCTCCGGGATCGCGCCGATGTGCTCGATCGTGAGCTACAAGGTCCTCACTGACGACGGGGTCGGTCGCACCAGCGACATCCTCACCGCGCTGGAGCACATCCAGACGGTCAACGACCACGGCCGGATGATCAAGGTTCACGGCGTGAACCTCAGCCTCGGCTACGACTTCGACCCCGAGTGGTTCGCCTGCGGGCAGAGCCCGCTCTGCGTCGAGATCGACCGCCTGGTGCGCAGCGGGGTGGTCGTCGTGGTGGCGGCCGGCAACACCGGCTACGCCTACGCGGCGGACGCCCTGCAGAAGCGGGCGATCGCCGCGGCCCGCGCCCTGACCGTCAACGACCCGGGCAACGCCGACCTCGCCATCACGGTCGGCTCCACCCACCGCGAGATGCCCCACGTGTACGGCGTCTCCTACTTCTCATCGAAGGGACCGACCGGCGACGGGCGCGCCAAGCCCGACCTGGTGGCACCGGGGGAGCGGATCCTGTCCGCGGCGGCCGGCCGGATGAGGGAGGCCGCCGGCACGTCGGGAGACGGGGAAACCGACGGCGGGGCCGGCCCGACCGACGGCGTCGACTACGTGGAGTCGAGCGGCACCAGCATGGCAGCGCCGCACGTGTCGGGCGTGATCGCCGCCTTTCTGTCGATCCGTCGGGAGTTCATCGGCAGGCCCGAGCGGGTCAAGCACATCTTCACGTCCACGGCGACCGACCTCGGCCGGGTCCGGGACTTCCAGGGGCACGGCCTCGTCGATGCCATGCGTGCGATCCAGTCCGTCTGA
- a CDS encoding S8 family serine peptidase: MTGVLPAWSWQFARGHLPSVAALPAELPLTREWAWGDATGAGVKVAVIDSGVDGAHPAIRGVAGGVAVEVDARTGRTTLVEGPHADLYGHGTACAGIIRRAAPECEIYSVRVLGARLSGRAAAFVTGLRWAVDNGMHVANLSLSSGRASQFATFHRVADEAYFAGTVLVCAVNNIPVPSYPSEFAAVLSVAARAGDDPFDYDYNPDPPVEFGAPGVDVDVAWTGGRTIRATGNSFACPHVTGLVARLLSKHPGLTPFQVKTVLHALASNARAVPTPR; the protein is encoded by the coding sequence GTGACCGGCGTGCTGCCCGCCTGGTCCTGGCAGTTCGCTCGCGGCCACCTGCCGTCGGTGGCGGCGCTGCCCGCCGAGCTGCCGCTCACCCGCGAGTGGGCGTGGGGCGACGCGACCGGCGCGGGGGTGAAGGTCGCGGTCATCGACAGCGGGGTCGACGGGGCGCACCCAGCGATCCGCGGGGTGGCAGGGGGAGTGGCGGTCGAGGTCGACGCGCGGACCGGCCGGACCACCCTGGTCGAGGGGCCGCACGCCGACCTCTACGGGCACGGGACGGCTTGCGCCGGCATCATCCGGCGGGCGGCTCCGGAGTGCGAGATCTACAGCGTGCGCGTGCTCGGTGCTCGGCTGTCCGGGCGCGCGGCGGCGTTCGTGACCGGGCTGCGGTGGGCCGTCGACAACGGGATGCACGTGGCCAACCTCAGCCTTTCGTCGGGCCGGGCCTCGCAGTTCGCGACGTTCCACCGGGTGGCCGACGAGGCCTACTTCGCCGGGACGGTGCTGGTCTGCGCGGTCAACAACATCCCGGTGCCGAGCTACCCGTCGGAGTTCGCGGCGGTGCTGTCGGTGGCGGCTCGGGCGGGGGACGACCCCTTCGACTACGACTACAACCCGGACCCGCCGGTGGAGTTCGGGGCGCCGGGCGTCGACGTGGACGTGGCGTGGACCGGCGGGCGGACGATCCGGGCCACTGGCAACTCGTTCGCCTGCCCGCACGTGACCGGGCTGGTGGCGCGGCTGCTGTCCAAGCACCCGGGGCTGACGCCGTTCCAGGTCAAGACGGTGCTGCACGCGCTGGCCTCCAACGCGCGTGCCGTGCCGACACCTCGGTAG
- a CDS encoding DUF5931 domain-containing protein, with product MGIETAVWRALAVFRALGLAYAVAVYVRRVDEYAHPLAGWMVLGLMAAWTVATYLIYARPAGRTWPVLGVDLAVAVAAVVSTRWLDDVDRIEAGAQTLPVVWAAAPVLAFGIKGGWPAGVGAAAAVGAADLVHRGALTVSTANNIVLLLLAGAVVGYTMSLARRGELALARALAVQAATQERERLSREIHDGVLQVLALVGRRGQDAGGEAAEIGRLAAEQEQALRALVSAAPDPGAVEVDLRGLLATYASSAVTVSTPATPVVLTAARARELAAAVGVALANVAAHAGDAARAWVLVEDDGDEVVVSVRDDGAGMPPGRLDEAAADGRLGVAASILGRVRQLGGTAAVESAPGGGTEVEMRVPR from the coding sequence GTGGGGATCGAGACGGCGGTGTGGCGGGCGCTGGCGGTGTTCCGCGCGCTCGGGCTGGCCTACGCGGTCGCGGTGTACGTCCGACGCGTCGACGAGTACGCCCACCCGCTGGCCGGCTGGATGGTCCTCGGGCTCATGGCCGCGTGGACCGTGGCCACCTACCTGATCTACGCCCGGCCGGCCGGGCGGACCTGGCCCGTCCTCGGCGTCGACCTGGCCGTGGCCGTGGCCGCGGTCGTCTCGACCCGGTGGCTGGACGACGTCGACCGGATCGAGGCCGGGGCCCAGACCCTGCCGGTCGTCTGGGCTGCCGCGCCGGTGCTCGCGTTCGGGATCAAGGGCGGCTGGCCGGCCGGTGTGGGCGCGGCGGCCGCCGTCGGCGCGGCCGACCTGGTCCACCGCGGCGCCCTCACCGTGTCGACCGCCAACAACATCGTCCTGCTGCTGCTCGCCGGCGCCGTGGTGGGCTACACCATGTCCCTTGCCCGGCGGGGCGAGCTCGCCCTGGCCCGGGCGCTCGCCGTGCAGGCGGCGACCCAGGAGCGCGAGCGGCTCTCCCGCGAGATCCACGACGGCGTGCTGCAGGTGCTCGCGCTGGTCGGGCGGCGCGGCCAGGACGCCGGCGGCGAGGCGGCCGAGATCGGCCGGCTCGCCGCCGAGCAGGAGCAGGCGCTGCGCGCCCTGGTGAGCGCCGCGCCCGACCCGGGTGCGGTCGAGGTCGACCTGCGCGGGTTGCTGGCGACGTACGCCTCGAGCGCCGTGACGGTCTCGACCCCCGCGACGCCGGTGGTGCTGACGGCGGCGCGCGCCCGCGAGCTGGCGGCCGCCGTCGGGGTGGCGCTGGCCAACGTGGCCGCGCACGCCGGTGACGCGGCGCGGGCCTGGGTGCTGGTCGAGGACGACGGCGACGAGGTTGTGGTCAGTGTGCGCGACGACGGGGCCGGGATGCCGCCCGGTCGGCTCGACGAGGCCGCGGCCGACGGACGCCTGGGGGTGGCGGCGTCGATCCTCGGGCGGGTGCGGCAGCTCGGCGGCACCGCGGCCGTCGAGTCGGCGCCGGGCGGCGGCACCGAGGTCGAGATGCGGGTGCCGCGGTGA
- a CDS encoding lysophospholipid acyltransferase family protein, which translates to MFYWFLKRIVLGPILKLVFRPYVIGLEHVPATGGAIFASNHLSFSDSIFFPLVVDRRITFLAKQDYFTGRGLKGRLTAGFFKGVGQLPVDRSGGSASEAALRTGLKVLRRGDCLGIYPEGTRSPDGKLYRGKTGVARMALEGNVPVLPVAMIDTEKIQPPGRKMPTFGIRVGIKIGAPLDFSRYEGMEGDRFVLRSITDEVMYELMELSGQEYVDIYAQVAKDRIKAERAEAKAAGRAERTEKADKDDKAA; encoded by the coding sequence GTGTTCTACTGGTTCCTCAAGCGGATCGTCCTGGGTCCGATCCTCAAGCTGGTCTTCCGGCCCTACGTCATCGGGCTCGAGCACGTGCCGGCCACCGGCGGCGCCATCTTCGCCAGCAACCACCTCAGCTTCTCGGACTCGATCTTCTTCCCCCTCGTGGTGGACCGGCGGATCACCTTCCTGGCCAAGCAGGACTACTTCACCGGCCGCGGGCTCAAGGGCCGGCTGACCGCGGGGTTCTTCAAGGGCGTCGGGCAGCTCCCGGTCGACCGTTCGGGCGGCTCGGCGTCCGAGGCGGCGCTGCGCACCGGGCTCAAGGTGCTCCGCCGCGGCGACTGCCTCGGCATCTACCCCGAGGGCACCCGCTCTCCGGACGGCAAGCTCTACCGCGGCAAGACCGGGGTCGCCCGGATGGCGCTCGAGGGGAACGTCCCCGTGCTGCCGGTCGCGATGATCGACACCGAGAAGATCCAGCCGCCGGGACGCAAGATGCCGACCTTCGGCATCCGGGTCGGCATCAAGATCGGCGCCCCGCTCGACTTCTCTCGCTACGAGGGCATGGAGGGCGACCGGTTCGTCCTGCGGTCGATCACCGACGAGGTCATGTACGAGCTGATGGAGCTCTCCGGCCAGGAGTACGTCGACATCTACGCCCAGGTGGCCAAGGACCGGATCAAGGCCGAGAGGGCCGAGGCCAAGGCCGCCGGCAGGGCCGAGCGGACCGAGAAGGCCGACAAGGACGACAAGGCCGCCTGA
- a CDS encoding TIGR00300 family protein, whose product MHSETVEVRGHLIDSGVLSRVLDDILEYNCDYSIDRFEVGRTPVDESYARLTVKSEDAEDVDRVVMRLMAHGVNSTDPGEATLREVETDGVFPDDFYSTTNLETVVRLGGHWVPVENPEMDCGIVVVGERARTIAVSDVRAGDRVVCGPGGVKVVPLPAIDRSHGGFEFMKSEVSSEKPQALLVRQIAQQMRDVKAEGKKVLWVGGPAVVHTGAAPAMVALVEAGYVDVLFAGNALATHDIEAALFGTSLGVDLSQGRGVEHGHEHHIRAINQIRKAGSITKAVESGVLTSGVMHAMVTGGKQWVLVGSVRDDGPLPDVYTDVIEGQRAMRAGLAEVGFAIMVATMLHSVATGNILPASVPLVCVDINPATVTKLADRGSAQARGIVTDIGLFLEQLALELAPAYRAGERPGSDAP is encoded by the coding sequence GTGCACAGCGAGACCGTCGAGGTACGCGGCCATCTGATCGACTCGGGCGTCCTGTCGCGGGTGCTCGACGACATCCTCGAGTACAACTGCGACTACTCGATCGACCGGTTCGAGGTCGGCCGGACGCCGGTCGACGAGTCCTACGCGCGACTCACTGTGAAGTCCGAGGACGCCGAGGACGTCGACCGGGTCGTGATGCGGCTGATGGCCCACGGCGTCAACTCCACCGACCCGGGCGAGGCGACGCTGCGCGAGGTGGAGACGGACGGCGTCTTCCCCGACGACTTCTACTCGACGACCAACCTCGAGACAGTCGTGCGCCTCGGCGGGCACTGGGTGCCGGTCGAGAACCCTGAGATGGACTGCGGCATCGTCGTGGTCGGCGAGCGGGCGCGCACGATCGCGGTCAGCGACGTGCGGGCCGGCGACCGGGTGGTGTGCGGGCCGGGCGGCGTCAAGGTGGTGCCGCTGCCGGCGATCGACCGCTCGCACGGGGGCTTCGAGTTCATGAAATCCGAGGTGTCGTCGGAGAAGCCGCAGGCGCTGCTGGTGCGCCAGATCGCCCAGCAGATGCGCGACGTCAAGGCCGAGGGCAAGAAGGTGCTCTGGGTCGGCGGGCCCGCGGTCGTGCACACCGGGGCTGCGCCGGCGATGGTCGCGCTCGTCGAGGCGGGGTACGTCGACGTGCTCTTCGCGGGCAACGCGCTGGCGACCCACGACATCGAGGCGGCGCTCTTCGGCACCTCGCTCGGGGTCGACCTCAGCCAGGGCCGGGGGGTCGAGCACGGGCACGAGCACCACATCCGGGCGATCAACCAGATCCGCAAGGCCGGTTCGATCACCAAGGCGGTCGAGTCCGGGGTGCTCACCTCGGGCGTCATGCACGCGATGGTCACCGGCGGCAAGCAGTGGGTGCTGGTCGGCTCGGTGCGCGACGACGGCCCGCTGCCCGACGTCTACACCGACGTGATCGAGGGGCAGCGCGCGATGCGGGCCGGGCTGGCCGAAGTGGGCTTCGCGATCATGGTGGCGACGATGCTGCACTCGGTCGCGACCGGCAACATCCTCCCCGCCTCGGTGCCGCTCGTGTGCGTCGACATCAACCCCGCGACGGTCACCAAGCTGGCCGACCGCGGCTCGGCCCAAGCCCGCGGCATCGTCACCGACATCGGGCTCTTCCTCGAGCAGCTCGCGCTCGAGCTCGCGCCGGCCTACCGCGCCGGCGAGCGCCCCGGCTCCGACGCCCCCTAG
- a CDS encoding alpha/beta fold hydrolase: protein MPGAEPFHHDGGSVGVLLCHGFTGTPQSLRPWAEHLAAAGLTVALPRLPGHGTTLAEANLTHWEDWYAELDRHLAQLRERCDQVFVMGLSMGGTLAIRLAEVHGDDVAGLVLVNPSLLTKRPDRFLLPVLRWVVPTWPGIASDIKKPGATELAYDKIPVKASYQLTRLWLTTRGDLAKVTQPVLIFRSTEDHVVEPDSCEMFHAKASSTDVREVVLEDSYHVATLDNDAPTIFEGSVEFVRELAKTPI from the coding sequence ATGCCCGGCGCCGAGCCCTTCCACCACGACGGGGGGTCCGTCGGCGTCCTCCTCTGCCACGGCTTCACCGGCACGCCGCAGTCGCTTCGCCCCTGGGCCGAGCACCTCGCCGCCGCCGGGCTGACCGTCGCGCTGCCCCGGCTGCCCGGGCACGGCACGACGCTGGCCGAGGCCAACCTGACCCACTGGGAGGACTGGTACGCCGAGCTGGACCGCCACCTCGCCCAGCTGCGGGAGCGGTGCGACCAGGTGTTCGTCATGGGGCTGTCGATGGGCGGCACGTTGGCCATCCGGCTCGCCGAGGTCCACGGCGACGACGTGGCCGGACTGGTGCTGGTCAACCCGAGCCTGCTGACCAAGCGCCCCGACCGGTTCCTGCTGCCGGTGCTGCGCTGGGTGGTGCCGACCTGGCCGGGCATCGCCAGCGACATCAAGAAGCCGGGCGCGACCGAGCTGGCCTACGACAAGATCCCGGTCAAGGCGTCCTACCAGCTGACCCGGCTCTGGCTGACCACCCGCGGCGACCTGGCCAAGGTGACCCAGCCGGTGCTGATCTTCCGGTCGACCGAGGACCACGTCGTCGAGCCGGACAGCTGCGAGATGTTCCACGCCAAGGCGTCCTCGACCGACGTGCGCGAGGTGGTGCTCGAGGACAGCTACCACGTGGCCACCCTCGACAACGACGCGCCGACCATCTTCGAGGGCAGCGTCGAGTTCGTCCGCGAGCTGGCCAAGACCCCGATCTGA
- a CDS encoding response regulator transcription factor, which produces MVVDDHPMWREGVARDLTEGGFEVVATAGDGAEAVRRAPAARPDVVVLDLQLPVLSGVEVTRELVGSLEPPPRVLVLSASGEQADVLEAVKAGATGYLVKSASREELLDAVRRTAEGVAVFTPGLAGLVLGEYRRLSAGPPPASGPPVPRLTDRETEVLRLVAKGLSYKDIAERLVLSHRTVQNHVQNTLNKLQLHNRVELVRFAIQHGLDDELGTPPKT; this is translated from the coding sequence ATGGTCGTCGACGACCACCCGATGTGGCGCGAAGGGGTGGCGCGGGACCTCACCGAGGGCGGTTTCGAGGTGGTGGCCACCGCGGGCGACGGCGCCGAGGCCGTACGTCGCGCGCCGGCTGCCCGTCCCGACGTCGTGGTGCTCGACCTGCAGCTGCCGGTGCTCTCGGGCGTCGAGGTGACCCGCGAGCTGGTCGGGTCGCTGGAACCGCCGCCCCGCGTGCTGGTGCTGTCGGCCTCGGGGGAGCAGGCCGACGTGCTCGAGGCGGTCAAGGCCGGCGCGACGGGCTACCTGGTGAAGTCCGCATCGCGCGAGGAGCTGCTCGACGCGGTGCGGCGGACCGCAGAGGGCGTGGCGGTCTTCACGCCGGGGCTGGCGGGGCTGGTGCTGGGGGAGTACCGACGGCTCTCGGCGGGGCCGCCGCCGGCGTCGGGACCGCCGGTGCCGCGGCTGACCGACCGCGAGACCGAGGTGCTGCGGCTGGTGGCGAAGGGGCTGTCGTACAAGGACATCGCGGAGCGGCTCGTGCTTTCGCACCGCACCGTGCAGAACCACGTGCAGAACACCCTGAACAAGCTGCAGCTGCACAACCGGGTCGAGCTGGTGCGCTTCGCGATCCAGCACGGGCTCGACGACGAGCTCGGGACCCCACCGAAGACCTGA